CCTGCGCCGCGCCTACAAGACGGTTTACCGTCACGGGCTGACGGTTGAACAGGCCCTCGCCGAACTGGCTGAGCCTGCAGCGTCGTTCCCGGAAGTCGCGGTGTTTCGTGACTCGATCCAGGCGTCGACTCGCGGCATCACCCGCTGATCATGGCCAAGTTACGTATCGCATTGGTCGCCGGAGAAGCTTCCGGCGATATTCTCGGCGCCGGCTTGATGCGGGCCCTCAAGGTCCAACACCCCGCCATCGAATTTATCGGTGTCGGTGGCCCGTTGATGCAGGCCGAAGGCCTCACCTCCTACTTCCCGATGGAGCGCCTCTCGGTCATGGGCTTGGTGGAAGTGCTGGGGCGCCTGCGTGAATTGCTCGCTCGCCGTAAGCTGCTGATCAAGACATTGATCGAAGAAAAGCCCGACGTCTTTATCGGTATCGATGCCCCGGATTTCACCCTCAACATCGAACTCAAGTTGCGCCAGGCCGGGATCAAGACGGTGCATTATGTCAGCCCGTCCGTATGGGCATGGCGGCAAAAGCGTGTGCTGAAGATCCGTGAAGGCTGCGACCTGATGCTGACCCTGCTGCCGTTCGAAGCGCGGTTCTACGAAGAAAAGGGCGTGCCGGTGCGGTTTGTTGGCCACACCCTGGCCGATGCCATTCCTTTGCAGGCTGATCGCGCCGCAGCGCGTGCCGAGCTGGGTTTGCCCGATGGACCGCTGGTCGCGCTGATGCCGGGCAGTCGGGGTGGCGAAGTCGGACGCCTGGGCAGCGTGTTTTTTGATGCTGCCGAACGTCTTCAAGCGCTCAAGCCGGGTATTCGGTTTGTGCTGCCGTGCGCCAGCCCGCAGCGTCGCGCACAAATTGAAACACTGCTGGAAGGGCGCAACC
Above is a genomic segment from Pseudomonas sp. R5-89-07 containing:
- the lpxB gene encoding lipid-A-disaccharide synthase, yielding MAKLRIALVAGEASGDILGAGLMRALKVQHPAIEFIGVGGPLMQAEGLTSYFPMERLSVMGLVEVLGRLRELLARRKLLIKTLIEEKPDVFIGIDAPDFTLNIELKLRQAGIKTVHYVSPSVWAWRQKRVLKIREGCDLMLTLLPFEARFYEEKGVPVRFVGHTLADAIPLQADRAAARAELGLPDGPLVALMPGSRGGEVGRLGSVFFDAAERLQALKPGIRFVLPCASPQRRAQIETLLEGRNLPLTLLDGQSHLALAACDAVLIASGTATLEALLYKRPMVVAYRLAPLTYWILKRMVKSPYISLPNLLAQRLLVPELLQDDATPEALAQTLLPLIDGGEEQTRGFDDIHRTLRRDASNQAADAVLNLIGHKQEAL